The Moorena producens PAL-8-15-08-1 genomic interval TAATACAGTGAAACTCTGGCACAAAGATGGTACTTTACAATCAACCCTCAAAGGCCATACTGATAGTGTGGCCAAAGTCCGTTTTAGCCCCAAGGGCAAAATTTTGGCAACCAGCAGCTGGGACAACCAGGTTCAGCTATGGCGCTTCGACGACACCTTGATCAAAACCTTGAAAGCTGGTGAGCATCGCGTCACAAATCTTAGCTGGAGCCATGATGGAACAGGCTTGGCAGTCGCTAGTGAAGATGGTACAGTGGCAATTTGGAATTTGAATTTAGACGATCTGCTAGATAAAAGCTGCCACTGGCTAAGAAATTATCTCCAAAACAACCCGGAAGTCAGAGAAAGCGATCGCCAACTTTGTCAGCTGATCACAAACAGCCATATCAAATAGAATCATTAGTAGGTCTTTTGCGGTAATGTTAGACTGGGAAATGGTGAATGGGTAATCATTGAACAAATAACGATGAAAACCAATGACCACAATAATTTTCCGGAGGGGAAGTTGGGTGGGAGGAAAATTAATAATATGGGACTGATACCCCCAGCTTCCTTATCCTTAGTAAGGATAGTTTATTTATTGAAATCCTAGCTAGATAGGATTATGGTGGTGTGGTGTGGTGGTATGATGGCGTGATTAGCTAATGAGGTTAGTATGGATAAATAAGATCCTCATGACCCTAATCAACAACACAGATCACCCCTAAAAGGCTATAGCCATAGGGGTATCTTAAAAGGGTTAGACTACCCAAAATTGAACAAGGGGGTGTCAGTCTCAGATTGATTTGCATAGGAGCTGTCTGACATCCCCGTTCGTTAGATTTAGCTTAGCTCCTTTGCATTAGTTTCCCGACCTTAAGCGAAAGGATTATGGTAATTACAAAACGTGGCCTGGTTCTTGGTGCGACAGCAGTAGTCCTAACAACTGTAGCAGTTACAGGAGCTGGTCTTCATCTATCTCAAAGTCAGGCTTTCTTTCGCGAGAGTCCTAAGGAGCTAGTTGATGAAGTTTGGCAAATTATTAACCGCAGGTATGTAGATGCTACCTTCAACCAGGTTGATTGGGAAGAAGTTCGCCAAGATTATCTGAATCGGTCTTACAGTAGCAAGGAACAAGCCTACAAGGCAATCCGGGAAATGCTAGAGCCCTTGGACGATCCTTACACCCGGTTTATGGATCCCGAAGAGTTCAAGAATATGCAGATTGATACATCTGGGGAATTAACTGGTGTAGGTATTCAGATTGCCCTGGATGAAGAAACAAAAAAGTTGATGGTGATTTCCCCCATTGAGGATACCCCAGCTTTTAAAGCGGGAATTCTGGCGAAGGATATCATTATCAAAATTGATGGCAAGAGTACCGAAGGTATGGATGTCAACGATGCAGTACAACTGATCCGAGGCAAGCCAGGGACTTCCGTGACTTTAACCATTCAGCGAGGCCAAAAGGTAGTAGACTATCCCATCACACGAGCTAGGATTGAAATCCACCCTGTCAAGTATAGCTATCGCGAAACTTCAGATGGTTATGGCATTGGCTACATTCGCCTTTCTCAATTTAGTGCTAACGCGGCAAAGGAGATGGGGGAAGCAATCCGAAAGTTAGAAGAACAGAAGGTTAGTGGCTATGTTTTAGATCTCCGCTCTAACCCTGGGGGGCTACTTTATGCCAGCATTGAAATTGCTCGGATGTGGTTTGATTCCGGTACGATTGTGTCAACAGTTAACCGAATCGGCAAATCCGAATACCAGAAAGCAATTAATCGCTCTCTGACTGATAAACCATTAGTAGTACTGGTCGATGGTGGTTCAGCCAGTGCTAGCGAAATTCTTTCGGGTGCTTTACAAGACAATCAACGTGCCATCTTGGTAGGAACTCAGACTTTTGGTAAGGGCTTAGTCCAATCCGTCCGAGGGCTTGGAGATGGCTCAGGTCTGGCAGTAACCATTGCTAAGTATCTTACCCCTAGTGGTCGCGATATTAATAAGTCCGGAATTGAACCAGATATTGTGTTTGAGCTTTCCGATGAACAGCGTAAGGACTTGCAGAAAAATCGTGACAAAGTTGGCACCTTGGATGATGCTCAGTATGCTAAAGCGTTTGATATTTTGGTTCAGGAAATTGCTGCCAAACAAGACTCAAGGGCAGAAAGGAAAGCTCGTTAAGCCTTAAACCTTTCACTGATTGAGAGTGGGTCGAATGTGGCAAGAGATGGGAGATTTTATGTTAGCAATTCTCCCAACTATTTCTAATTGATAATTGTTAATTGGTAACGAGTAATTGGTAACGAGTAATTGGTAATTGCCAAACGCAATATGGTTATAAGTTTAAATGTAATTAAGTTAAGATATCTTACTGATATGAGGTTAACCTTCCCCTTTCCCTTTCAAGCAAAGTATGATGTTCTAAGTCCATGTAGTAGTGATAGACTTGGTAAGTGATCGGGCTTTCCAAGTAGTGTATTCCCAGAAAAATTTTTGCTATTCCGGACTTAGTATACATTGAGTCAGCATTTTTTTGATGGAGCGGTCTTGTTGATAATTGAGACCGTTTTTTTTGTACCACAAGTCAGAATAATTACCAACTTATTATAATCCTAGCCCGGTTACCCGTCACATAAATCTCCTTTAAATTTCCTTAGTGACGAAAAAGTAGAGACGTAGCATGCTAAATCTCTACTGGTCTGAAACTTTACTGAATCTTTATCAAAAGCTAACTGATTTCGTATTAGTCTCTGTAAGTAACGTGAGTTAGGAACAATGCCTAATTCCAGAAATAAATAGGAGGTTAAGCAGATTCATCTCATTTAACCTCCTAGTATTTTTTGATATCAAAAATCTACCACTTAATTAACCAGCATATGACTACTTCAACGTCGATGAAAGAAAAATCAGTCGCTTTCATTCGAGCAGCAGTTGTTGTTTTAGGAACCTCAGTTGCTTTACAAGCCACTGCTTTAGAACCGGTGAGTGCAGCGACTTTTTCTGTAGGAAATAGCACTGGTGGTTTATTTGTAGGCGACTTTTTCCCACCAGGAGAAATCATAGATTTGTCATTTCCGGGTCAAAGTTTTACGCCCAATGTACCAGGTGATGGGGGGAGTGGCACAGCTCCCACATCCGGTTCGGTTTTGTTAAACTCATTTACCCTAGGCACTCAAAATTCGGGTATTGCCTATGTCTTTGACTCGCGATTCACAGGTATTCCTGCTGATTTATCCAGTCAAACCGTAGGAGTAAATGGTTTCTTGGGGAGTAGTACCTCAGTCAGTAACGGTACATATAAATTTGCTGAAAATGGGCTCACACTGGCTGATGTATCAGCAGAATACTTTGTTTATATAGACACCCGAGTAAACTTTGAGTTGGCCCAAGGAAACCCCTATACTGGTGGGACTGGGTTTGCTGCTGAAGACCCGATTAATCGTGCTCCAACCTACATACTGGGGAGCGAAGCAGGGTTGGATGACCCCGATTTAGTGTTTTCTGCTAATTTGACCACTGTCCCAGAACCTGTCTCAGGGCTAGGATTATTGGCATTAGGTGCTTTAGGTACTGGTTTAACCCTTAAGAAAAAGCTAGTTTAGCTTACCTGACAATCTAATTAGCAACCATAAATAGTGATACAAACCCCACTTGTTTCTGTTGTGGGGTTTGTTGTAATCATTCAGCCCTCAGCTAATGCGCTACGCGCACGCTACTTGAGGTGCTATCACCAATTTGAGCCTACTGATCAAAGAGGCTAGACTATCAATGAACCAACGATCAGCAGTAGTCCAGGTGAATACAACTGCTGGAGTTTGCGGAGCACTTGGGAAGAGCGATCGCTATTGCCAAAAATCTGTGCCACCTAATCAGAGCCAGGGCTTTTAAACTGAATAAATATAACTAACTAATAATAGTTAGTTTATGAATAAGTTATATTTCTATAGTAAGCCTCCATACAAATGACCCCTAAAAACTGATAAAAAATTTACGAATACTTCACGCTAAAGCTGGTATTATCTATAGTCAGTCGTGTCACTAAATAGGGATAATAGAAGTAAAGTTGTCGAAGACGTACAACTGTTAACAAAAAAGCTAACCAAGAGAGGCGTGAGCAATGGCAACTACGACCATTTCCCAACGTGACCTTTCAGCTCTCAGTGCAGAGGACGTTGCCAAGTTGGCTGCACGTCTAGAGCTGGATGATTACTCTGGCGCATTTGAAGGACTCAAAGATTGGCATCTACTGCGGGCACTGGCGTTTCAGCGTCCAGAGTTAGCACAACCCTATCTCTACTTACTGGACATGGAAGCTTACGACGAGGCGTGAATAAGGGTAGAAAAGTTTTAATTGGTGTATGTGGGGGCATCGCTGCTTATAAAGTTTGTGAGGTGGTTTCTACCCTATTTAAGGCGGTTGCTGAAGTAAGGGTAATTCTAACCCAGGGAGCTGAAAAATTTATCACTCCTTTGACTCTAAGTACCCTCTCTCGCCATCCAGCTTATACAGACAACGTATTCTGGCAAGCAAAGCACGAACGCCCGGTGCATATTGAATTAGGGGAATGGGCAGAAGTATTGGTGATTGCTCCTCTGACGGCTAATACCCTAGGTAAGTTGGCTTATGGTTTAGCAGATAACTTACTAACCAATACGGTTCTAGCCTCTAGTTGCCCTATTTTGTTGGCACCAGCTATGAATACAGATATGTGGAAGCAGCAGTCAGTGCAACGAAATTGGCAACAGCTGTTAAGTGACCCCAGGTATCATAGTGTTGGTCCAACAGCAGGACGGTTAGCATGCGATCGCATTGGTGCAGGACGGATGGCAGAACCAGAGGAGATCATCGCCTCTATCCAATCCCTGCTCTACACTGGTGGCAAACGAGACTTAACCGGTAAACAAGTCTTAATCAGTACTGGTGGCACTCGGGAATATATAGATCCAGTACGCTTTATTGGGAATCCCTCCACAGGCAAGATGGGACTAGCCCTAGCCCAAGCTGCCAGAAATCGGGGAGCAGTTGTTACCCTAGTTCATGGACCTGCTACTTGGGAAGCACCGATGGGCATCCGGACAATTCCAGTAGTCAGTGCTACTGAGATGCATCGGGCGATGCTAGCCAATTTTCCCAATGCTGATTTGATTGTGATGGCAGCAGCGGTAGCCGATGTAACCCCCGGAATCTACCAGGAGATGAAGATACCGAAGCATGGACTTCCTGCTGCTCTACCTTTAAAACCAGTGCCAGATATCCTAGCTGAATTGGGACGACTGAAACAGCCCCATCAGTACTTAGTTGGATTTGCAGCACAGACTGGAGATATTATCAAGCCTGCGTTACAAAAATTAAACAAGAAGCGATTGGATGCAATTGTAGCTAACCCAGTTGACAAACCAAATGCTGGTTTTGGCAGTGATACCAACCAGGCAATTTTGATTGATAACACAGGACGCCATCAACAGATTAATCGCTGCACTAAATTAGACTTAGCTCACCGTTTATTTGATTTTATCCAAAATCCTCCGGAAGGTAATAGTAATGTAAAGTATCAAATAATTACTAGATAAATAGGCTGTTTATAAGTTCTTGAAATTAACCGTAAACCAACTAATTAGCTCAAGGTTTCCACTAACTTAGCTACTCGTTCTTTAATTTCATCTCGGACACGTCGAAAGGTCTCTAGTGGTTGCCCATCAGGATCATCGAGCTGCCAATCTTCAAACACATCTCGTAATACCCAGGCTTCTGGTAAATTAACACCACAGCCACACAAGGAAATTACAGCATCATAGTCTTCAGCCTTGAAATCGTCTAAAGGATTAGAGGTCTGGTCAGTAATATCTATATTAATTTCATCCATGACTTGAATTGCTGTAGGATGAACTCGGCTTGCTTCTAGTCCAGAACTAGTAACAGAAATCTTTCCTTCTCCTAAGGTTCTAGCAAACCCCTCTGCCATTTGAGAACGGCAGGAATTTCTTTTACAAACAAACATGATTTGTTTCATAGTGATTTGTTACTTGTTACTTGTTACTTGTTACTTGTTACTTGTGAGTTTTAATATAAAATTTTGTACATTTAAACTGTATATTATTGAAATTAAATAAAAAAAATATAATCCACTATTCTTTTGCCTTTTGCCTTTTGCCTTTTGCCTTTTGCCTTTTGCCTTTTGCCTTTTGCCATTGCTAAAACCCATTTTAAATGCGTTTTAGCTTAGCTATGCTTTTACTGAATATCCCGAAATCCATGGGAAAGTTGCCGATAAGCAATCACGGCTAATTGCGCTCCTACAATTGGGGCAACCCAATAAATCCATTGATGTTGCCAAATCCCAGCTACTAGGGCTGGCCCTAATGAACGGGCTGGATTCATGCTGGCACCGGTAATTGGTCCGAAGCAAGCTGCTTCTAATGCTACGGTTAAGCCAATAGCCAAACCAGCAAAGCCAATGGGAGCACGGCGGTCAAGACCAGAGCCTAAGATCACAAACATTAAGATAAAGGTGAGTACTACTTCCAGCACTAAGGATTGAAACCAGTTCCCTTGTAGAGGCAGAGTTGCGCCAAGATCAGCAACATAACCAAGTGTCAACAACAGTAATGTTGAAGCAGCGATCGCACCAATGCATTGAGCCAGGATATAAGGTAACACCTTGCGAGCGGGAAAAAAACCACTAGCCCAGAAAGCAAGAGTCACAGCTGGGTTAATATGGGCATCGCTAATATGTCCTGTGGCATAGATTAAAGCAGCGACCACTGCTCCAAACACAAAACTGACGCCCAGATGAGTTAAGGCTCCACTAGTGATGTGATTAACCATGACAGCACCAGTGCCAACAAAAACTAAGATAAATGTAGCCATGCCTTCAGTTACTGCCTCTCGCCAGCAATGGGATATTAAGGGCCAGAGAGTTTGTTTGGGTATCAGTTTGCGGATTCTCATTTAACGGTGATCTAATTTATCCACAGCAGGAGGATTTAACAGTATTGGATTCCTGCTGAGAATTGTCGGTAATCTTCAGATTCATTTCGGGTGCGGTATCTTCGACGTTCACCACAAATACTTCCCAGCGGTTACCATCTGGGTCACTTACCCACACCTTATCCTGGATGGCATAGCAACAGTGAGTGTTCTTTTCCTCTAACACCTCTAGTCCTGCAGCTTGAAAACGCTTGATCTGAGCTTGTACGTCTTCTGTCGTTTCAACCTGTACACCTAGATGAGATAATGTTCCACCAGAGTGCATGTTGGGGTTTAGTTCTAGGGTGAGATTGAGGGGCGGATTTACCAAATCAAATTTGGCGTAGTCAGCTTTGTATTTAACTGGAGACACACCAAACATTGCCTGGTAAAACGTGACAGATTTGTGAAGGTCAGTGACATTTAGGGAGACATGAGTTTTGAGAGTAGCCATTAAGATCCCTCCTGTTTTACTAATTAGTCAATCCTAATATATCAAAAAAAATTGATTTATTGCTTCAACAATAGTTAAGCCATCGGCTGAATTGGCTAATGGTATAGCGCTACGCGCAAGGCAAGAGGCAAAAGGCATGCATGCTAAAGTTCACGTCTGTGGTTTAAGCCGCTTGATACTGTGATCAGAGCCCTAGAGCCATTCAACCTAGACTTTAAACTAGTCTGAGCAACAACTACGGGTAGGTACCATCACACCTGTGCGACGAAATTCTGCCAAATATTGCTCTAAAACCACAAACTGGGGCAAATTCAAGCTGTAGTACATCCACCTTCCCTGTTGGCGGGGGCGAATCAGACCAGCTTGTTTAAGGGTTTTCAGGTGAAATGATAGTTTTGATTGCTGGACATTTAAGCGATCGCATAAATCACACACACACAACTCTTGCGATCGCAGTAGCTCAATCACTGCCAGGCGCAGGGGATCGGAAAGAGCATGGAAGCCAGCGAGGATAGTAGTGGAGTCTGGAGCAGAAGTGGCTTGCATCAATTTTTATTGAATTATTCTGTGGGTTGGACATCGATAAATTTTAGCAATCGCACTTTTGGATCAGATAGATTACTATACTTCTTCGCTTTGTCTTCTATTATCTTCAGTTGTCCTAGTGCTTTGCTACAAGGGAAACCAAATTGAGCTTTGACGCGATCACTACCATCCTGAAGCGCAGTCCGAGACAGTGCCACAAATTCCGAAAGGGAATAGTCTTGGTCAGCATTGAAATATTTCTTGACCACTAGAGAAGGAGAATAGCAAAGTTCTTGATCACCATCAGGCCATTGAATTTGAAAGTTAGTTTCAGGCATTTTTTGATATTTTTTGATATTATTCGATTTTATATTTATATTTTTTTAGTTGACTAAATATAACAATAAATTTCAACAAACACTCACTGTACACTCAACGACTAACCTCTGCTTCTTTTTACTTTTTAAAATACTTTTTCGAGCCTTAACAGCGACTAATTTTAAAAAGTATAAACTTCAGTTTATGGCAATATTTATCAGTCAACCAGATCCCGTATAATTGGAATCTGTTGCAGACAGATAAAGTTTAGGCGACCCATGTAGCGGTCGCGATTATCGGTAATTAGTGGTATCCAAAACACTAGCAATGCTCAAAAGTCTTCAACAAACTCTGAAACAATCTCATCCCATCGATATTGCCTAACATCGGATCAGCTGCTCGTTCTGGATGGGGCATCATACCCAAAATTTTGCCAGTGGTATCACAAATTCCGGCAATGTTATTTAGGGAACCATTGGGATTACCTGTTGTCTCTATCTCTCCTGAAACAGTAGCGTAACGAAACAATACTTGACCATTATCTTCGAGAGCTTTAAGAGTGTCAGCATCAGCGTAGTAGCGCCCTTCACCATGGGCAATAGGTAGAGTTATAATTTCTCCTGGGTGATAAGCTGTAGTCCAATATAAATCAGTGCGCTCTACTTTAACTGGAACGCGATCGCAAATAAAATGTAAGTCCCGATTTCTGACTAATGCCCCTGGTAAAAGCCCCATTTCCGTCAGCATCTGGAAACCATTACAAATGCCCAGGACAAACTTACCCTGTTTAGCATGGTCTACCACCATTGGCATCACCGGAGAAAACTGAGCAATTGCGCCACAGCGCAGGTAATCCCCATAGCTAAAGCCCCCAGGGAGTACCACCACATCTAAGTCAGAAATATCGGTTTCCTGATGCCAAACCATCCGGGTTGGACATTGGAGTAAGCTAGTTGTAACATAGGCCAAATCGCGATCGCAGTTTGACCCAGGAAAGACCACCACCCCAAATTTCATGCTTCCACTCCTAGTTTTGCTGAAATCTCAACCAATTCAAAGCGATAATTTTCAATAACTGGGTTGGCTAAGAGCTGGTCACAAATCTGATTCAATTGCTCTCGCGCCGTATCTTCATTAGCAGCACTCAGGCTAAGTTCGATATATTTACCAATACGCACCTGTTCTATACTCTCATAGCCTAGCTGCTTCAGTCCTGACTCAACAGCTACACCGGCTGGATCCAATACAGAGTTTCTAAGTGTAACATAAATAGAAGCCTGATATTTGTTAATCACAACTCTCCCCTTTCAATCTATAATGATAATGGATATAATATAAATGATGAACGATCAAGGATTAAAAAAGTCGATCAGCAACTAGTATTTTTTGAGCTAGTATTTTTTTTAGCTGCCACAGCGCGTAACTAGCGATAGCCTAATCCTGGGATTTGGGCACAGCCGCGCTCATTGTTGCTCATGATCCGTTTATCATTCATCCTTCTTTACAGTTTGAACCAACAAGCACCATTAACATCAAAAAAATTCTAGGATATTAAAAAAAGATTAATGAAAG includes:
- the ctpC gene encoding carboxyl-terminal processing protease CtpC — translated: MVITKRGLVLGATAVVLTTVAVTGAGLHLSQSQAFFRESPKELVDEVWQIINRRYVDATFNQVDWEEVRQDYLNRSYSSKEQAYKAIREMLEPLDDPYTRFMDPEEFKNMQIDTSGELTGVGIQIALDEETKKLMVISPIEDTPAFKAGILAKDIIIKIDGKSTEGMDVNDAVQLIRGKPGTSVTLTIQRGQKVVDYPITRARIEIHPVKYSYRETSDGYGIGYIRLSQFSANAAKEMGEAIRKLEEQKVSGYVLDLRSNPGGLLYASIEIARMWFDSGTIVSTVNRIGKSEYQKAINRSLTDKPLVVLVDGGSASASEILSGALQDNQRAILVGTQTFGKGLVQSVRGLGDGSGLAVTIAKYLTPSGRDINKSGIEPDIVFELSDEQRKDLQKNRDKVGTLDDAQYAKAFDILVQEIAAKQDSRAERKAR
- a CDS encoding DUF2555 domain-containing protein, which gives rise to MATTTISQRDLSALSAEDVAKLAARLELDDYSGAFEGLKDWHLLRALAFQRPELAQPYLYLLDMEAYDEA
- the coaBC gene encoding bifunctional phosphopantothenoylcysteine decarboxylase/phosphopantothenate--cysteine ligase CoaBC, which translates into the protein MNKGRKVLIGVCGGIAAYKVCEVVSTLFKAVAEVRVILTQGAEKFITPLTLSTLSRHPAYTDNVFWQAKHERPVHIELGEWAEVLVIAPLTANTLGKLAYGLADNLLTNTVLASSCPILLAPAMNTDMWKQQSVQRNWQQLLSDPRYHSVGPTAGRLACDRIGAGRMAEPEEIIASIQSLLYTGGKRDLTGKQVLISTGGTREYIDPVRFIGNPSTGKMGLALAQAARNRGAVVTLVHGPATWEAPMGIRTIPVVSATEMHRAMLANFPNADLIVMAAAVADVTPGIYQEMKIPKHGLPAALPLKPVPDILAELGRLKQPHQYLVGFAAQTGDIIKPALQKLNKKRLDAIVANPVDKPNAGFGSDTNQAILIDNTGRHQQINRCTKLDLAHRLFDFIQNPPEGNSNVKYQIITR
- the arsC gene encoding arsenate reductase, glutathione/glutaredoxin type; its protein translation is MKQIMFVCKRNSCRSQMAEGFARTLGEGKISVTSSGLEASRVHPTAIQVMDEINIDITDQTSNPLDDFKAEDYDAVISLCGCGVNLPEAWVLRDVFEDWQLDDPDGQPLETFRRVRDEIKERVAKLVETLS
- a CDS encoding MIP/aquaporin family protein, with product MRIRKLIPKQTLWPLISHCWREAVTEGMATFILVFVGTGAVMVNHITSGALTHLGVSFVFGAVVAALIYATGHISDAHINPAVTLAFWASGFFPARKVLPYILAQCIGAIAASTLLLLTLGYVADLGATLPLQGNWFQSLVLEVVLTFILMFVILGSGLDRRAPIGFAGLAIGLTVALEAACFGPITGASMNPARSLGPALVAGIWQHQWIYWVAPIVGAQLAVIAYRQLSHGFRDIQ
- a CDS encoding ArsI/CadI family heavy metal resistance metalloenzyme, which translates into the protein MATLKTHVSLNVTDLHKSVTFYQAMFGVSPVKYKADYAKFDLVNPPLNLTLELNPNMHSGGTLSHLGVQVETTEDVQAQIKRFQAAGLEVLEEKNTHCCYAIQDKVWVSDPDGNRWEVFVVNVEDTAPEMNLKITDNSQQESNTVKSSCCG
- a CDS encoding ArsR/SmtB family transcription factor; translation: MQATSAPDSTTILAGFHALSDPLRLAVIELLRSQELCVCDLCDRLNVQQSKLSFHLKTLKQAGLIRPRQQGRWMYYSLNLPQFVVLEQYLAEFRRTGVMVPTRSCCSD
- a CDS encoding MSMEG_0570 family nitrogen starvation response protein codes for the protein MPETNFQIQWPDGDQELCYSPSLVVKKYFNADQDYSLSEFVALSRTALQDGSDRVKAQFGFPCSKALGQLKIIEDKAKKYSNLSDPKVRLLKFIDVQPTE
- the purQ gene encoding phosphoribosylformylglycinamidine synthase subunit PurQ, coding for MKFGVVVFPGSNCDRDLAYVTTSLLQCPTRMVWHQETDISDLDVVVLPGGFSYGDYLRCGAIAQFSPVMPMVVDHAKQGKFVLGICNGFQMLTEMGLLPGALVRNRDLHFICDRVPVKVERTDLYWTTAYHPGEIITLPIAHGEGRYYADADTLKALEDNGQVLFRYATVSGEIETTGNPNGSLNNIAGICDTTGKILGMMPHPERAADPMLGNIDGMRLFQSLLKTFEHC
- the purS gene encoding phosphoribosylformylglycinamidine synthase subunit PurS, with translation MINKYQASIYVTLRNSVLDPAGVAVESGLKQLGYESIEQVRIGKYIELSLSAANEDTAREQLNQICDQLLANPVIENYRFELVEISAKLGVEA